The following are from one region of the Variovorax sp. V213 genome:
- the rpoN gene encoding RNA polymerase factor sigma-54: MKQGLSLRVSQHLALTPQLQQSIRLLQLSTLELSQEVEQMLDENPFLERTAEEAAREEFGLDAIDTPVPRDESSGEAGESDFASAPTSSAATTSSETTAAADTDIPAADATEREPDWEGDGTVDMAPDDSEWGSDAPARQNNLGDDERADATELARSQESLQSFLHRQALSLRLNENDSAALRFLIESLNDDGYLEDSLPALASGLAGDDNDQFDELVHHFQVALGLLQSLEPAGVGARDLGECLGIQLRALASEDETEEHALVRKTAIAICKQPMELLARRDFKRLATLTRTNEDLVRSALQIIARLEPKPGRRFVDVERNIVIPDVIVTKIGRGTNVKFRVMLNPEVMPRLRVHDIYAGALKSHKGEGSQALSQRLQEARWFIKNIQQRFDTILRVSNAIVERQKSYFVHGELAMRPLVLREIADELGLHESTISRVTTAKYMATPFGTVELKYFFGSALGTETGGNASSTAVRALIKQFVSSESIKKPLSDSQISEMLKEQGIECARRTVAKYREALRIAPANLRKAL, from the coding sequence ATGAAGCAAGGGCTGTCCCTTCGCGTCTCGCAGCATCTGGCGCTCACGCCCCAGCTGCAGCAGTCGATCCGGCTGCTGCAGCTCTCCACGCTCGAACTGAGCCAGGAGGTCGAGCAGATGCTGGACGAGAACCCGTTCCTCGAACGCACCGCGGAAGAAGCGGCGCGCGAGGAATTCGGCCTCGATGCCATCGATACCCCGGTGCCGCGCGATGAGTCGTCGGGCGAGGCCGGCGAGAGCGACTTCGCCTCGGCCCCGACGAGCAGCGCGGCCACCACATCCAGCGAAACCACCGCGGCGGCCGACACCGACATTCCCGCCGCCGACGCCACCGAGCGCGAGCCCGACTGGGAGGGCGACGGCACCGTCGACATGGCGCCGGACGACAGCGAGTGGGGCAGCGACGCCCCCGCGCGCCAGAACAATCTTGGCGACGACGAGCGCGCCGACGCCACCGAACTCGCGCGCAGCCAGGAGTCGCTGCAGTCCTTCCTGCACCGGCAGGCGCTCAGCCTCCGGCTCAACGAGAACGACAGCGCCGCGCTGCGCTTCCTGATCGAATCGCTCAACGACGACGGCTACCTCGAAGATTCGCTGCCGGCGCTGGCCTCGGGCCTCGCGGGCGACGACAACGACCAGTTCGACGAACTGGTGCATCACTTCCAGGTGGCGCTCGGCCTGCTGCAGAGCCTGGAGCCGGCCGGTGTCGGCGCGCGCGACCTGGGCGAATGCCTCGGCATCCAGCTGCGCGCGCTCGCGAGCGAAGACGAAACCGAAGAGCATGCCCTGGTCCGCAAGACCGCCATTGCCATCTGCAAGCAGCCGATGGAGCTGCTCGCGCGGCGCGACTTCAAGCGCCTGGCCACGCTCACCCGCACCAACGAAGACCTGGTGCGCTCGGCGCTGCAGATCATCGCGCGCCTGGAGCCCAAGCCGGGCCGCCGTTTTGTCGACGTCGAGCGCAACATCGTGATCCCCGACGTGATCGTCACCAAGATCGGCCGCGGCACCAACGTCAAGTTCCGCGTCATGCTCAACCCCGAGGTGATGCCGCGGCTGCGCGTGCACGACATCTACGCCGGCGCGCTCAAGTCGCACAAGGGCGAGGGCAGCCAGGCGCTGTCGCAGCGGCTGCAGGAGGCGCGCTGGTTCATCAAGAACATCCAGCAGCGCTTCGACACCATCCTGCGCGTCAGCAACGCCATCGTCGAGCGGCAGAAAAGCTACTTCGTGCACGGCGAGCTCGCGATGCGGCCGCTGGTGCTGCGCGAGATCGCCGACGAGCTCGGCCTGCACGAATCGACCATCTCGCGCGTGACCACCGCCAAGTACATGGCCACGCCCTTCGGCACGGTCGAGCTCAAGTACTTCTTCGGCTCAGCGCTCGGCACCGAGACCGGCGGCAATGCATCGAGCACCGCGGTGCGCGCGCTGATCAAGCAGTTCGTGAGTTCCGAGAGCATCAAGAAACCGCTGTCCGACAGCCAGATTTCCGAGATGCTCAAGGAGCAGGGCATCGAATGCGCGCGCCGCACCGTGGCCAAGTACCGCGAGGCGCTGCGCATCGCGCCCGCCAACCTGCGCAAGGCGTTGTAG
- the lptB gene encoding LPS export ABC transporter ATP-binding protein, with product MIEAAGIQNTNGTPGSRLVVRGLQKSYGSRKVVKDVSLDVQKGEVVGLLGPNGAGKTTSFYMIVGLVRADAGEITIDGEPIAHMPIHRRARMGLSYLPQEASIFRKLTVEENVRAVLELQREPDGNGKPAPLSKQRTEERLSGLLADLRVDHLRDSPALALSGGERRRVEIARALATQPRFILLDEPFAGIDPIAVIEIQRIISFLKERGIGVLITDHNVRETLGICDHAFIISDGHVLAQGTPSEIVDNAEVRRVYLGEHFRM from the coding sequence GTGATCGAAGCTGCTGGAATCCAGAATACCAACGGCACGCCGGGCAGCCGCCTGGTGGTGCGGGGCCTGCAGAAAAGCTACGGCAGCCGCAAGGTCGTCAAGGATGTCTCGCTAGACGTTCAAAAGGGCGAAGTCGTCGGGCTTCTGGGCCCCAACGGCGCCGGCAAGACCACCTCGTTCTACATGATCGTGGGCCTGGTGCGGGCCGATGCTGGCGAGATCACCATCGACGGCGAACCCATTGCGCACATGCCGATCCACCGGCGCGCCCGCATGGGCCTGAGCTACCTGCCGCAGGAAGCCTCCATCTTCCGCAAGCTCACGGTCGAGGAAAACGTGCGCGCCGTGCTCGAGCTCCAGCGCGAGCCCGATGGCAATGGCAAGCCCGCCCCCCTGTCCAAGCAACGCACCGAAGAGCGGCTCTCAGGGCTGCTGGCCGACCTGCGGGTGGATCATCTGCGCGATTCTCCGGCGCTCGCGCTCTCGGGCGGCGAACGGCGCCGGGTCGAAATTGCCCGCGCGCTGGCCACGCAGCCGCGCTTCATCCTGCTGGACGAGCCCTTTGCCGGCATCGACCCGATCGCGGTGATCGAGATCCAGCGGATCATCAGCTTCCTGAAAGAACGCGGCATCGGCGTGCTCATCACCGACCACAACGTGCGTGAAACGCTGGGCATCTGCGATCACGCGTTCATCATCAGCGACGGGCATGTGCTGGCACAAGGCACGCCCTCGGAGATCGTCGACAACGCCGAAGTACGCAGGGTGTACCTCGGCGAGCACTTCCGGATGTAA
- the lptA gene encoding lipopolysaccharide transport periplasmic protein LptA has protein sequence MTLHSYSNTTPLVRRLGRLTRLSVGALLLAGLASGALAETADRTKPMNIESDAMRYDDLKQTSVFTGNVLVTKGTIIIRGARIDVRQDAEGYQYGVVTAAPGKRAYYKQKRNAPDEWIEGESEVIEYDSRADNVKFIRNAVMRRLLGATPNDESSGALIVYDQSNDTYTVNGSTVPPNTGVNAPAGGGRVKTILTPKSATAPAPGASAPAGGRAAPAAPQPAPGAGLRSTTTLGGGEGEGRK, from the coding sequence ATGACATTGCACTCCTACTCCAACACCACCCCTCTTGTTCGCCGCCTCGGCCGCCTGACTCGCCTGAGCGTTGGCGCGCTGTTGCTGGCCGGTCTCGCCTCGGGCGCCCTGGCCGAGACGGCCGACCGCACCAAGCCGATGAACATCGAGTCCGACGCGATGCGTTATGACGACCTCAAGCAGACGAGCGTGTTCACCGGGAACGTGCTGGTCACGAAGGGCACGATCATCATCCGCGGCGCGCGCATCGACGTGCGGCAGGACGCCGAGGGCTACCAGTACGGGGTGGTCACGGCGGCTCCCGGCAAGCGGGCCTATTACAAGCAGAAGCGCAATGCGCCCGACGAGTGGATCGAGGGCGAGTCCGAGGTCATCGAATACGACAGCCGCGCCGACAACGTCAAGTTCATCCGCAATGCCGTCATGCGCCGCCTGCTGGGCGCCACGCCGAACGACGAAAGCAGCGGCGCGCTCATTGTCTATGACCAGAGCAACGACACCTACACGGTCAACGGTTCCACCGTGCCGCCGAACACCGGGGTGAATGCGCCCGCGGGCGGGGGGCGGGTGAAGACCATCCTGACGCCCAAGAGCGCCACGGCGCCCGCGCCAGGCGCCTCGGCTCCGGCCGGCGGACGGGCCGCGCCAGCGGCGCCCCAGCCGGCACCCGGTGCCGGCCTGCGCTCGACCACCACGCTCGGCGGCGGCGAAGGGGAAGGGCGCAAGTGA
- a CDS encoding thiol:disulfide interchange protein DsbA/DsbL — protein sequence MKRRDFSLAATSLGVLSLAGNTAHAQARVPKAGTEYLVLDKRVAVDAPAGKIEVIEFFSYNCPHCNDFEPQLEAWLKTVPKEVAFRRVPVPFVGNDVEAKQRLYYALETLGKVDEFQPKVFDAIHKQRQNVNGDANIIAWATANGLDGAKFKEVFTSFGVASKAKRASQMTDAYKVAGVPALAIAGRWYVDGETAGNMTKALQVTNFLIGEAKKG from the coding sequence ATGAAACGTCGTGATTTTTCGCTGGCCGCCACCTCGCTCGGGGTGCTTTCCCTGGCTGGCAACACCGCGCACGCCCAGGCGCGCGTGCCCAAGGCCGGCACCGAGTACCTGGTGCTCGACAAGCGCGTGGCGGTCGATGCGCCCGCGGGCAAGATCGAAGTGATCGAGTTCTTCTCGTACAACTGCCCGCACTGCAACGATTTCGAGCCGCAGCTCGAAGCCTGGCTCAAGACCGTGCCGAAGGAAGTGGCCTTCCGCCGCGTGCCCGTGCCTTTCGTGGGCAACGACGTCGAAGCCAAGCAGCGCCTGTACTACGCGCTCGAAACGCTGGGCAAGGTCGACGAATTCCAGCCGAAGGTGTTCGACGCGATCCACAAGCAGCGCCAGAACGTGAACGGCGACGCCAACATCATTGCCTGGGCCACCGCCAACGGCCTGGACGGCGCCAAGTTCAAGGAGGTCTTCACCTCGTTCGGCGTGGCCAGCAAGGCCAAGCGCGCCTCGCAGATGACCGACGCCTACAAGGTGGCCGGCGTTCCGGCCCTGGCCATTGCCGGCCGCTGGTATGTGGACGGCGAAACGGCCGGCAACATGACCAAGGCGCTCCAGGTCACCAACTTCCTGATCGGCGAAGCCAAGAAGGGCTGA
- a CDS encoding SPOR domain-containing protein: MKKTNRQRGNIVIGLIVGLVLGLGVALGIAVYVTKVPIPFVTKTQRGGAEQDEAEARKNRDWDPNAPLAGKAGAPKPAATGPVAPAGGDTTAVAPATAPPPAPPAPPVPVVVAPKPPRPAPVPAEANPLPPSNDPLGDLARARAGGSSSTTTASAAPSSNSGAAGADPFMYFVQAGAFRTTEDAEAQRAKLSLMGVEARVTEREQAGRTVYRVRAGPFNKKDDADRLKERLDSGGLESALVRVQR, from the coding sequence ATGAAGAAGACAAACAGACAACGCGGCAACATCGTCATCGGGCTCATCGTCGGCCTGGTGCTGGGGTTGGGTGTCGCGCTGGGCATCGCGGTCTACGTGACCAAGGTGCCGATCCCGTTCGTGACCAAGACCCAGCGCGGCGGCGCCGAGCAGGATGAAGCCGAGGCCCGCAAGAACCGCGATTGGGACCCCAACGCGCCCTTGGCGGGCAAGGCCGGCGCACCCAAGCCGGCTGCCACCGGACCCGTCGCGCCGGCCGGCGGCGACACCACCGCCGTGGCACCGGCCACCGCACCGCCGCCGGCCCCGCCGGCCCCGCCGGTGCCCGTGGTGGTGGCTCCAAAGCCCCCGCGTCCGGCGCCGGTGCCGGCCGAGGCCAATCCGCTGCCGCCGTCGAACGATCCGCTGGGCGACCTTGCCCGCGCGCGGGCCGGCGGCAGCAGCAGCACCACCACCGCTTCCGCCGCGCCCAGCAGCAACAGCGGGGCAGCGGGGGCCGATCCGTTCATGTATTTCGTGCAGGCTGGCGCCTTCCGCACCACCGAAGACGCCGAGGCCCAGCGCGCCAAGCTGTCGTTGATGGGCGTCGAGGCCCGCGTCACCGAGCGCGAGCAGGCCGGCCGCACCGTCTACCGGGTGCGCGCGGGCCCGTTCAACAAGAAGGACGATGCCGACCGCCTGAAAGAGCGGCTCGACAGCGGCGGCCTCGAATCGGCGCTGGTGCGCGTCCAGCGCTGA
- the argS gene encoding arginine--tRNA ligase, translating into MLLVKQELLAALANTLESLSPGAGSKAAFESPKVAAHGDFASTAAMQLAKPLGRKPRELAEELSAALLATPVFGQWVEAIEIAGPGFLNIRLKTSAKQQIVREVLNAADAFGQQPATGEKVLVEFVSANPTGPLHVGHGRQAALGDAICNLRASQGDTVWREFYYNDAGVQIQTLANSTQLRARGFKPGDPEWPSGEKAPAYNGDYIADIAEDFKAKKTVKSDDREYTASGDISDLDSIREFAVAYLRREQDLDLQAFRVRFDNYYLESSLYTSGRVEAAVQKLVAAGKTYEQDGALWLRSTDYGDDKDRVMKKQDGTYTYFVPDVAYHIAKWERGFHKVVNIQGTDHHGTIARVRAGLQAAGVGIPAGYPDYVLHTMVRVMKGGEEVKISKRAGSYVTLRDLIEWTSTDAVRFFLLSRKPDTEYTFDVDLAVTKNNDNPVYYVQYAHARICSVLAGWGGDPAVLKNVDLSPLESPAAQALMLLLAKYPAMLTAAAKDFAPHDVTFYLRELAACYHSYYDAERILVDEEPVKLARLALVAATAQVLHNGLAILGVSAPSKM; encoded by the coding sequence ATGCTATTGGTCAAACAGGAGCTGCTCGCGGCGCTCGCGAACACGCTCGAATCCCTCTCGCCCGGCGCCGGCTCCAAAGCCGCGTTCGAGTCGCCCAAAGTGGCCGCCCATGGCGACTTCGCCAGCACGGCCGCCATGCAACTCGCCAAGCCGCTCGGGCGCAAGCCCCGCGAACTGGCCGAAGAGCTCAGCGCCGCGCTGCTCGCCACCCCCGTGTTCGGCCAGTGGGTCGAAGCTATCGAGATCGCCGGCCCCGGCTTTCTGAACATCCGCCTGAAGACCTCTGCCAAGCAGCAGATCGTGCGCGAGGTGCTGAACGCGGCCGACGCCTTCGGCCAGCAGCCCGCCACCGGCGAAAAGGTGCTGGTCGAGTTCGTCTCGGCCAACCCGACCGGCCCGCTGCACGTCGGCCACGGCCGCCAGGCCGCGCTGGGCGACGCCATCTGCAACCTGCGCGCTTCCCAGGGCGACACCGTCTGGCGCGAGTTCTATTACAACGACGCCGGCGTGCAGATCCAGACGCTGGCCAACAGCACCCAGCTGCGCGCCCGCGGCTTCAAGCCCGGCGACCCCGAATGGCCGAGCGGCGAGAAGGCCCCGGCCTACAACGGCGACTACATCGCCGACATCGCCGAAGACTTCAAGGCAAAGAAAACCGTCAAGTCGGACGACCGCGAATACACCGCGAGCGGCGACATCAGCGACCTCGACTCGATCCGCGAATTCGCGGTGGCCTACCTGCGCCGCGAGCAGGACCTCGACCTGCAGGCCTTCCGCGTCCGCTTCGACAACTACTACCTCGAGTCCAGCCTGTACACCAGTGGTCGCGTCGAGGCCGCGGTGCAGAAGCTCGTGGCTGCCGGCAAGACCTACGAGCAGGACGGTGCGCTGTGGCTCAGGTCGACCGACTACGGCGACGACAAGGACCGCGTGATGAAGAAGCAGGACGGTACGTACACGTACTTCGTGCCTGACGTCGCCTATCACATCGCCAAGTGGGAGCGCGGCTTCCACAAGGTCGTCAACATCCAGGGCACCGACCACCACGGCACCATCGCGCGCGTGCGCGCCGGGCTCCAGGCCGCTGGCGTCGGCATTCCCGCGGGCTACCCCGACTACGTGCTGCACACCATGGTGCGCGTGATGAAGGGCGGCGAAGAGGTCAAGATCAGCAAGCGCGCGGGCAGCTACGTCACCTTGCGCGACCTGATCGAATGGACCAGCACCGATGCCGTGCGCTTCTTCCTCCTGAGCCGCAAGCCCGACACCGAATACACCTTCGACGTCGACCTGGCCGTGACCAAGAACAACGACAACCCGGTGTATTACGTGCAGTACGCCCATGCGCGCATCTGCTCGGTGCTGGCCGGCTGGGGCGGCGACCCCGCCGTGCTCAAGAACGTCGACCTGTCGCCGCTCGAAAGCCCGGCCGCGCAGGCGCTCATGCTGCTGCTCGCCAAGTACCCCGCCATGCTCACGGCCGCTGCGAAGGATTTCGCGCCGCACGACGTCACTTTCTACCTGCGCGAACTGGCGGCCTGCTACCACAGCTACTACGACGCCGAGCGCATCCTGGTCGACGAAGAGCCGGTCAAGCTGGCGCGGCTCGCGCTTGTCGCCGCCACCGCGCAGGTGCTGCACAATGGCCTCGCGATTCTCGGCGTCAGTGCGCCGAGCAAGATGTGA
- a CDS encoding PsiF family protein, which yields MKKLLSLIALGACLSFGAAQAQDKAPAPAVAPAAKAPAPAVAPAATPATPATPATPAMPAAKAPATPATPATPATPAAKAPTAQQSKMTTCNQEAGDKKGDDRKAFMKSCLSAKPAMTAKQTQQQKMKTCNADQKAKTLKGDARKAFMKECLSA from the coding sequence ATGAAGAAGCTCCTTTCCCTGATCGCCCTGGGCGCCTGCCTTTCGTTCGGCGCCGCGCAGGCACAAGACAAGGCCCCCGCGCCTGCCGTCGCCCCGGCTGCCAAGGCCCCCGCACCTGCGGTCGCCCCGGCTGCGACACCTGCCACGCCGGCAACGCCCGCCACTCCGGCCATGCCGGCCGCCAAGGCGCCGGCAACTCCAGCAACGCCAGCCACCCCCGCCACGCCGGCGGCCAAGGCCCCGACCGCCCAGCAAAGCAAGATGACGACCTGCAACCAGGAGGCCGGCGACAAGAAGGGCGACGACCGCAAGGCCTTCATGAAGAGCTGCCTGAGCGCCAAGCCCGCCATGACCGCCAAGCAGACGCAGCAGCAAAAAATGAAGACCTGCAATGCCGACCAGAAGGCCAAGACCCTGAAGGGCGATGCCCGCAAGGCTTTCATGAAGGAATGCCTGAGCGCCTGA
- a CDS encoding spermidine synthase: protein MARVGIQLLFAGTIFSSAFLLFLVQPLIAKQILPWFGGSAAVWSICMVFFQVVLLAGYAYSDWITRHLRVQAQATLHVGLLLASLAFLPLVVGAGWKPTGAEDPTWLILGLLFATIGLPYFLLSTTGPLVQSWVARTPWGAQVYRYFSLSNLASLLSLLCYPVLIEPRSSLWQQARGWSWGYGMFVLLCAGTTLLVARRWPESVPAPAAPSQAAAADNDEPPRWTDGLLWLVLPALASWLLLAVTNHITQNVAAVPFLWILPLSLYLFTFVLCFESDRWYRRSVFLPLAAGVLLLCAFGLQHHIGSDVRTGLPIYVGGLFVLCMFLHGETARLRPAPRYLTRFYLMLSLGGATGGVMVGLVAPHLLPAYYELGIGLMLTALAAAAVLRRRTWLRVSSVALAACCAFFLIAQIGSDRSDARHLLRNFYGALITFDVRRTDPADNVRLLSHGSIKHGEQFLAPSRRSEPTTYYGATSGVGRAMAAAPAGPRRVGLIGLGAGTLASYGRSGDVYRIYEINPQVFELADSEFTFLRDSPARIERVLGDARLALEREPPQGFDLLVVDAFSGDAVPVHLLTAQAMDVYLRHMKPDGIVAFHVTNRFLELAPVVARIAELQGLHAVLVSDDAEASKWLNPTEWVLVARDPAVLARKPLRAVASPIKTPEGARPWTDDFNNLLGVLK from the coding sequence ATGGCACGCGTCGGCATCCAGCTTCTGTTTGCCGGCACCATCTTCAGCAGCGCGTTCCTGCTGTTCCTGGTCCAGCCGCTGATCGCCAAGCAGATCCTGCCCTGGTTCGGCGGCTCGGCCGCCGTGTGGTCGATCTGCATGGTGTTCTTCCAGGTCGTGCTGCTCGCGGGCTATGCGTACTCCGACTGGATCACGCGCCACCTTCGCGTGCAGGCGCAGGCCACGCTGCACGTGGGGCTGCTGCTTGCGAGCCTGGCATTCCTTCCGCTCGTGGTGGGCGCGGGCTGGAAGCCCACCGGCGCCGAAGACCCGACGTGGCTGATCCTGGGCCTGCTGTTCGCGACCATCGGCCTGCCGTACTTTCTGCTTTCGACCACCGGTCCGCTGGTGCAGTCATGGGTGGCGCGCACGCCCTGGGGCGCACAGGTGTACCGGTACTTCTCGCTGTCGAACCTTGCGTCGCTGCTGTCGCTGCTGTGCTACCCGGTGCTGATCGAGCCTCGCAGTTCGCTGTGGCAGCAGGCGCGGGGATGGTCGTGGGGCTACGGCATGTTCGTGCTGCTTTGTGCCGGCACGACCTTGCTCGTGGCGCGCCGCTGGCCGGAGTCCGTACCAGCGCCGGCAGCGCCGAGCCAGGCCGCGGCTGCCGACAACGACGAGCCGCCGCGCTGGACCGACGGCCTGCTCTGGCTCGTGTTGCCGGCACTGGCCTCGTGGCTGTTGCTGGCCGTGACCAACCACATCACCCAGAACGTCGCCGCAGTGCCGTTTCTCTGGATACTGCCGCTCTCGCTGTACCTGTTCACTTTCGTGCTGTGCTTCGAAAGCGACCGCTGGTACCGGCGCAGCGTCTTCCTGCCGCTGGCGGCAGGCGTGCTGCTGCTGTGCGCCTTTGGGCTGCAGCACCACATCGGCTCCGATGTGCGCACGGGGCTGCCGATCTATGTCGGCGGCTTGTTCGTGCTGTGCATGTTCCTGCACGGAGAAACGGCAAGGTTGCGGCCGGCGCCGCGCTACCTCACCCGCTTCTACCTGATGCTTTCGCTCGGCGGTGCCACGGGCGGCGTGATGGTGGGCCTGGTGGCGCCGCACCTGCTGCCGGCCTACTACGAACTGGGCATCGGGCTGATGCTGACGGCGCTGGCGGCGGCCGCCGTTCTGCGCCGGCGCACCTGGCTGCGGGTGTCCAGCGTGGCGCTGGCGGCCTGCTGCGCCTTCTTCCTGATCGCGCAGATCGGCAGCGACAGGTCGGACGCGCGCCACCTGCTGCGCAATTTCTATGGCGCGCTGATCACTTTCGACGTGCGTCGCACCGACCCGGCGGACAACGTGCGCCTGCTGTCCCACGGCTCCATCAAACATGGCGAGCAGTTCCTGGCGCCGTCGCGACGAAGCGAACCCACCACCTACTATGGCGCCACCTCGGGCGTCGGCCGCGCCATGGCCGCCGCACCGGCGGGGCCGCGCCGGGTCGGGCTGATCGGCCTGGGCGCCGGCACGCTCGCGAGCTACGGCCGCAGCGGCGACGTCTATCGCATCTACGAGATCAATCCGCAGGTGTTCGAACTGGCGGACAGCGAATTCACCTTTCTGCGCGACAGCCCCGCGCGCATCGAGCGCGTGCTCGGCGATGCGCGGCTGGCGCTGGAACGCGAGCCGCCGCAGGGCTTCGACCTGCTCGTGGTCGACGCCTTCTCGGGCGACGCGGTCCCGGTCCACCTGCTCACGGCGCAAGCCATGGACGTGTACCTGCGGCACATGAAGCCGGACGGCATCGTGGCCTTTCACGTGACCAACCGCTTTCTCGAACTGGCGCCGGTGGTGGCGCGGATCGCGGAGCTGCAAGGCCTGCACGCCGTGCTCGTCAGCGACGACGCGGAAGCTTCGAAGTGGCTCAACCCGACCGAGTGGGTGCTGGTGGCGCGCGATCCGGCCGTGCTGGCGCGCAAGCCCCTGCGCGCGGTGGCCTCGCCCATCAAGACGCCGGAAGGCGCCCGCCCCTGGACCGACGATTTCAACAACCTGCTGGGCGTGCTCAAGTAG
- a CDS encoding DUF2214 family protein, which translates to MTLEAILAYLHLLAILTMVVFISSEAALCRVQWLNAAVVERLARVDMVYGIAAVTVLATGIARTVWGVKGTAWYWTNPLLHVKLGLFIIIGVLSIFPTLTYFRWRKALRASGTLPAEDDVRKTRKLVMVQAHLIALIPLVAVFLARGFGK; encoded by the coding sequence ATGACCCTCGAAGCCATCCTTGCGTACCTGCACTTGCTGGCCATCCTCACGATGGTCGTCTTCATCTCCAGCGAAGCGGCGCTGTGCCGCGTGCAGTGGCTCAACGCCGCCGTGGTGGAACGGCTCGCCCGGGTGGACATGGTCTACGGCATTGCCGCCGTCACCGTGCTGGCCACCGGCATCGCGCGCACCGTGTGGGGTGTGAAGGGCACGGCCTGGTACTGGACCAATCCGCTGTTGCACGTGAAGCTCGGCCTGTTCATCATCATCGGTGTGCTCTCGATCTTTCCGACCTTGACCTACTTCCGCTGGCGCAAGGCGCTGCGCGCCAGCGGCACGCTGCCGGCCGAGGACGACGTCCGCAAGACGCGCAAGCTGGTGATGGTGCAGGCGCACCTGATTGCTCTGATTCCGCTGGTGGCCGTGTTCCTCGCGCGCGGCTTCGGCAAGTAG
- a CDS encoding LysR family transcriptional regulator has translation MDRLKQLESFVSVATRGGLTAAAKAEGVAPAIMGRRLDALEARLGVKLLVRTTRRITLTHEGSAFLEDCQRLLTEFANAEASVSAGGVKASGHLRVTAPAGFGRRHVAPLVPRFHALHPEVTISLNLSDRVVDVRGESFDCAVRVGDMPDSSLVSVRLADNRRRCVATPEFVRRHGMPRHPSELSRFACLTLSSDASQTRGWAFRLPTEDDGEELIYLRPEGPLDCSDGQVLHDWCLAGHGIAWRSTWEVEAEIDAGLLVPLLDEFAAPPNGIYAVFTGTKHLPLRVRLWLDFLKAHYGRPEFWGGKG, from the coding sequence ATGGACCGCCTGAAGCAACTCGAATCTTTTGTCTCGGTGGCAACCCGCGGCGGTCTCACGGCCGCGGCCAAGGCCGAGGGCGTGGCGCCCGCCATCATGGGAAGGCGGCTCGATGCGCTCGAAGCGCGGCTGGGCGTGAAGCTGCTGGTGCGCACCACGCGGCGCATCACGCTCACGCACGAAGGCAGCGCCTTTCTCGAGGACTGCCAGCGCCTTTTGACCGAATTCGCCAACGCCGAGGCCAGCGTGAGCGCCGGCGGCGTCAAGGCCAGCGGCCACCTGCGCGTGACGGCGCCGGCCGGCTTCGGCCGCCGCCACGTGGCGCCGCTGGTGCCGCGCTTTCATGCGCTGCATCCCGAGGTCACGATCTCGCTCAATCTGAGCGACCGCGTGGTCGACGTGCGCGGCGAGAGCTTCGACTGCGCGGTGCGCGTGGGCGACATGCCCGATTCGTCGCTGGTGAGCGTGCGGCTGGCCGACAACCGCCGCCGCTGCGTCGCCACGCCGGAGTTCGTGCGCCGCCACGGCATGCCGCGGCATCCGAGCGAGCTCTCGCGCTTCGCCTGCCTCACGCTGTCGAGCGATGCGTCGCAAACGCGCGGCTGGGCGTTCCGCCTTCCGACCGAAGACGATGGCGAAGAACTGATCTACCTGCGGCCCGAAGGCCCGCTGGACTGTTCCGACGGCCAGGTGCTGCACGACTGGTGCCTGGCCGGCCACGGCATCGCGTGGCGCAGCACCTGGGAGGTCGAGGCCGAGATCGATGCCGGCCTGCTGGTGCCGCTGCTCGACGAATTCGCCGCGCCGCCCAACGGCATCTATGCGGTCTTCACCGGCACCAAGCACCTGCCGCTGCGGGTGCGACTGTGGCTTGATTTCCTCAAGGCGCACTACGGACGCCCCGAATTCTGGGGCGGAAAGGGGTAA